Proteins encoded in a region of the Capricornis sumatraensis isolate serow.1 chromosome 12, serow.2, whole genome shotgun sequence genome:
- the GTF3A gene encoding transcription factor IIIA produces the protein MRKRGQARCFSEHAPAPRRRSNPAPPGSHSRKCPGPTCRVRGSGRWSAVPRHVGQHVPERLAQGNLEPPASVAEAVSSLTIADAFVAAGEGAAPPPQALPRRFICSFPSCSAAYNKAWKLDAHLCRHTGERPFVCDHEGCGKAFVRDYHLSRHAVIHTGEKPFVCTASGCEQKFNTKSNLKKHFERKHENQQKRYACSFEGCKKTFKKHQQLKTHQCQHTNEPLFKCAHEGCGKHFASPSSLKRHGKVHEGYICQKECSFVAKTWTELLKHMRETHKEDVRCGVCQKTFKRKDFLRQHMRMHAPERDVCRCPRAGCGRTYTTAFNLQSHILSFHEQQRPFVCEHAGCGKTFAMKQSLSRHAIVHDPNMKKIRVRPSRGKRSLASRLSGYLPPKRTQGQAVPLPRNGEPLSCMEGHALSMSPC, from the exons ATGCGCAAACGAGGGCAAGCGCGGTGTTTCTCGGAGCATGCGCCAGCGCCGCGCCGGCGCTCCAACCCCGCCCCTCCGGGGTCACACTCCCGGAAGTGCCCTGGGCCCACGTGTCGGGTCCGGGGGAGCGGTAGGTGGTCAGCGGTTCCGCGGCACGTGGGTCAGCACGTGCCCGAGCGCTTGGCCCAGGGCAACCTGGAGCCGCCGGCCTCGGTGGCTGAGGCGGTGTCGTCCCTGACTATCGCCGATGCATTCGTTGCAGCAGGCGAGggcgccgccccgccgccccagGCGCTCCCTCGGAGGTTCATCTGCTCCTTCCCCAGCTGCAGCGCTGCTTACAACAAGGCCTGGAAGCTGGACGCGCACCTGTGCCGGCACACGGGGGAG AGACCATTTGTTTGTGACCATGAAGGGTGTGGCAAGGCCTTTGTCAGGGACTACCATCTCAGCCGCCACGCGGTGATTCACACCGGAGAAAAGCCCTTTGT TTGTACAGCTAGTGGCTGTGAACAGAAATTCAACACAAAATCAAACTTGAAGAAACATTTTGAACGCAAACATGAAAACCAGCAGAAACGATATGCA TGCAGTTTTGAAGGTTGTAAGAAGACCTTTAAGAAACATCAGCAGCTGAAAACCCACCAGTGCCAGCACACCAACGAGCCACTGTTCAA GTGTGCCCACGAGGGATGTGGAAAACACTTCGCCTCCCCCAGCAGTCTGAAGCGGCATGGGAAGGTCCATGAGG gcTATATATGTCAAAAAGAATGTTCTTTTGTGGCAAAAACATGGACAGAGCTTCTAAAACACATGAGAGAAACCCATAAAG AGGACGTAAGGTGTGGCGTGTGCCAGAAAACGTTTAAGCGCAAGGACTTTCTGCGGCAGCACATGAGGATGCATGCCCCCGAGCGGGACGTGTGCCGGTGTCCACGGGCAGGCTGCGGCCGCACCTACACCACCGCCTTCAACCTCCAGAGCCACATCCTCTCCTTCCACGAGCAGCAGCGCCCCTTCGTGTGCGAGCATGCTGGCTGCGGCAAGACCTTTGCCATGAAG CAGAGCCTCAGCAGGCATGCCATTGTGCATGACCCCAACATGAAGAAAATCAGA GTGAGGCCGTCTCGTGGGAAGCGGAGCCTGGCCTCCCGGCTCAGTGGGTACCTTCCTCCTAAGAGGACACAGGGCCAGGCTGTGCCTTTGCCCAGGAATGGGGAGCCGCTGAGCTGCATGGAAGGCCACGCGCTCTCCATGTCGCCATGCTGA